TTCGTAAGATCAAGTTGAAATGCTTCTTCTTTTCAACTAAACTGGTTTTATCCAAAACAACATAAAGTCAATTAAGCATCAAATCAGCGTCAATAAAACAATTCTTATTCACTCCGTTAATgaattaattagaaataaattagaCTCGGAATTCAGAgtgttgaaattaatttatcgcTGCGGTTTTGTGCTTTGATATCTGTCTCGTTACTTAATAGAAGAACTTTGGTTTTGCGGTTTCACGACATCTGGTTATTATAACATTGTGGTAGGCAATGGTTTAGAAATGCTAGTCatagaattataaaaatatatacaaagatagaaatatgaatgtaaataatttatactTGTGCGGCTTCGAGTTTTTTCGTTCCAGTGTTCCACACGGTTCTCTGAACCTTAGTAGTTCCCTGAGCTACTTGCTTTCATCAAGGGTCATCTCGCTGCAATTATAGGTGTTCTAACTGGATACAGTCCAAGAGAATTACAATCGGCAAGGCTAAATATCTCATCGTGAGCTGAAATCATGTAGATACGTTCTCTTCTACTGCCCAGCTCTTGTTCGACTGAGGTTAAAACATCTAGACCACTAGATTTCCATTTGGTTCAAATTGAAATTAGCCACCTTTAGAAACTGTGGCATACTTAAAACGTAAGTCGATCAATAAtctatgtataaacaaattgtaaTCCATATCAAGTATCAAAAAAGACCAGTATGCACAATAAGGTCCTCTATTAACCATTCCCTCGACAGTCAgctctacgtaaccggaacgaacTCGGATTTTTATCCCGCCGAAgtactgtcaactcggcagttCCTCTATAACCTTTGATACGAGGATCAATTCaataacttaacctaacctattcatatctaaaaaatcttttcaagTTCTACTGACTATACATTCTTTTTATAGATTATTTATATAGGTTACCTCTTATTCGAGGTTACTCAAGTCTTAACCAAATCACGAATAGAATGGGAAGATACCTAGGCATGGCGATCAGTCCAACTTAGATCAATCAATCGAAGTATTTATGGGCAAAGCATTCAAACCTATTCGGCGGTTTAACAAATGTCGCACAACACAGTAGAAAGCGAACAGTTTATGATGCGCGTGGGAAGATTGCTCTCTATTTTGAGAACAACACGAGAATTTTCTCCGTAAAGTTAAAGACGTCATCTGAGCAGAAATCAAACTTCCAATTACTAGAATAATTCGAATCACCGATCAACATGAATGAGTTCATCAAATCTCATGCAGCAACACAAATTATAGCATCTTATTAGTCTTTTACGCCTCAAGTGATATATGGTAAACAAATCAATTTAGATGGGTGCAGTTTccatttaaaaaacatattcaccagtgtaaatatttgtagaatTCGCGATCGTGATAAATTATCTAAACAAGCAAGCTGGTACGCGTTATTGTAGCCACTTGGGAAGAAAAGAAAGAGAGTCAATTTGAACTTCGAAGATGAAACTTGTTTGGCTTTGCAAGCAAACAAaaccatataagtatgtatgtatgtatctatgtcgatatacatatgtatgtatatgcatatgcgtATCAAAGTATCGAAATCGAATCTGAAAATGTAcaataatacaaacaaacaaaaaatacgaagGCAGTTTGATAAATCAGTCAACTTTTCCAAATGAAAAAGAATCATTCAACCTAAAATGGCAATAATTTCTGGACATATACCTACTTGAGTCTCCACATTACTTGAGATCTCCTGAAGAAAGGCTGTTGGCattgaaattttcgtataaaattCTAGGTATTTGCTTTGTTCGAATACCTAAAGACTATGTTGTCTTACCCAATCCGATTATCCCTTCATGAAATACCGAATGATATTTGATCTCTCATCAGAAATGGGAAGATTCGACAACACTAAAGCTAGACAGTCGCAACTGTTTTTCATAAACGCTATTAATTGTTTAACCTTGTACTAGTGTCGGGAATTATTTAACGGATTTTAAGACCGAGTCGCCAAattgtatgtatgaacatacaaAAAGGCCATGTATTTTTTCAAcagctttttttgacagatcacacaTGAGTGGGGTCAAGTTGTCATAttacttttgttcagtattgttagGCATTTTATCGTGGAAAGAGTTACGAGTACGTCAAAACAACGTTTAAtcatcgttcaactttattacgaaaattcccgttctgtaaagaatgtgttttgtGCGTTTCGCACAACTTATgctcaacataatcggcctactgaccGTACTAtacgcaacaccatcacccatcttgagaatCAGCATTCATtcattggataatattcgaccgaatagaccatgtCCAATatgcagtaaagaaaatatagcagccgtagctgaaagtgtacTCGAAGACCGTGAAGGGTCGATTCGGCTTCGAATGACATgaacgaaattttaaattgaatgtgtataaaatacagtttgtgcaagaactgaatctGCTCGACCTtccaagcaacatcgctttgctctatgagctcttgaaaagttccaaaaagattcgacgttttcgagtcaaatgtTGTGCAGCGacgagacccatttctggctcaatgggtcgAAGAGCAGCTGTAAGAGaatcaagagctgtcatttcatacagtaaaaaaataacggtttggggTGGTTTGTGTGCCGGTGAAATtatcggtctatatttcttcaaaaatgaccCTGACCGTCAGTGGCAACTGTTATCGCGgcatgataactgactatttgttGCCTGAAATTGAATCACGTGATCTCCGCGACATTTGTTTTCAACAAGACAACGCCACTtcgcacacatcgcatcaatcaatggatttattgagggaGCACTTCAGTTGGAAAATTGGactaaacggatggaccaactgagacttagccgcggccaacatttgaaagagatgatcttcaaaaaataaatgccaaagaatgttctttcgaatgacaataaacattccccattaaatttgaagtttctgtgtttttttctttaaaaaagtcggcaacctcgaaatggaccattctttatgtgtatgtttgtatgtatattgcatattgTTTATGCTGAATGGTATGtagttgttttcaagtgcagaAGTGCGTTTGTACTCAATTGTATAATATAATCTTCGGTCAATAGGTTAAAAGCATTTATGTTTATGTGATTTAAGATTGGTGGACTATATGTGTTCCTATAATCATGAGTATTCCATATCTCTTatcttataatatttaatattctctATACGTAGaatactaaatacatatgtatgtatgtatattgctgcaTTTCGACTAAGTGGTGCTCTTTATTACCAACGCACATGTTCATTTTTGAATAATGTGTGTTAAATACTTTAGGCGCCCTTTTGATAGTAAGGATATGACAATTTTAGTCTGCCTAGTACTTCATCGAACCTAGGATGGATAGAATCTGTTAAGAAGTATGTTACAACAACGCCGCACTTGATTGTCTAAATGTTTTAGACTTTCTTTCCAATTGAGTTGTTTGATAGCACAAGGTTCATGAACTAAAGATGCGATTGCTACTTCATAGATATATAGccgaaatttattgaaatggaAATGTCTAAATAAacccacacatatacatatttactaaagTCAGAAAGAGTACTCTTTAAATTAATTGACAGAGTTTGACCATTCTTAGGGCTCTAGACTGTCCTAATGCTTAAGGTCGATAACTACAAcgtttgtatgtacttatgtacatatatggatatGCAACAAACTGACCTCGTattgaaaacgaaataaagaatgaaaaagtaacaaattaaataaaaaattaaaatgagaccgcaattaattttgctttttaattagCTTGAAATTGATAAactatttttgtgtatttttttgtttttactttttgcttttaatttttgtttacattgacATTTCGGAGGCGTACACGAATAAATTTCGTACATATtgtctgtttgtgtgtgtgcgtgtgtgtcatTTTCCTTTTAATGGTTTAATTacctccacacacacacatacttacaaggCATACATGCATTTTTAAGAACACTGTTGTGTTTGTTAGCATTTATTCGGTGCCATAGCCTTTGTTCTTCGATTCCCAAAGAACATTGGCAGTTCGCGTTCACCACTTGCCGCTCACGCCAGCAATTATCGCATCGCGGCGGCTTCGTTGTTCCATTTAATTCAAAATCATTTAGCTTTGAGTaagttatatgtataaaaaagtttattgcAAACTTGAATTGGGTTGACAAAACTAGGTcaaatgctgttgttgtttttaatttgtgtacttTAAAAGTTAAATGATGTTTTTGGCATTCATTACAAAGTGCTTGACATTGTTTCAAACGTAACATTTTCATAAACTAcactatgtgtgtgtataaagtGGCTGTATAAAGCTAAAGAGCATCGTTGTCTCTTACTTTGAAAGAATCTCTTTGAAATTTCCTCATTTGTGCTGTGTTAAGActtgttgctttgttgtgtaggtttgtatgtgtgtgttttgcgGTTCAACCAGTGACcgcgtaaattaaaaaaaatgaaaatgagaagAAATTCGAAGGattaacaaaaattactaaTAGTTTTTAGTGTGAGGAAAAGAAAGTGGCGTCAAATGTGAGAAATTCCTCTGTTAGTGTGAATAATAcaagaaaatgtgtttttaagaaaaatttatttttgaaaaaattttaagaactgATACTTATTTACTTATGAATCTGTTCTAATTTATGAAAAACCTAATGGGTGCTTTTCGAAATGAATATGAGTTTGAGTTAGCTATTTAAAAAAGACTAAAAAGACACTTTTCGGGATGGCCTACacctccttcagcgaatttggtTTTACCTCTCCGATCTACTCAAAACGGGTCCCACgcagcggcaatttcagtttggcgAACAAGAAAAACTCCCACGGAGCTAAATCtgatgaatacggtggttgatcgatggcaTTCATTGtgcttttggctttaaatttggtcacaatGGTGGCTTAATTCGATGGTgaattatcatcgtgtaaaatccatgaattgtttttccacaattccggtcattttcgacggatgttcttaCCAACCAACGCCTCAATATAACTAAATAGTGCTCCTTTTTGACCGTCTGTCCATCcaaaacaaattcatgatgcatcaAACCTCTagtatcgaaaaaaataatgagcgtcaccttgatttttgagcggcttcgACGTGGTTTTTTGGGTTTCGCCtctttttttcctttcattccgatgactgttgacttgtttgcatataaaccaataaatcaataaccaatAAAATCATAAACCAATGTCTCATCAGCAGTTATATTGTTCTaaatgaatgtgggatcggaatacgcacgatcaagcatgtccaaagagacctgttaagggtactctttttgaaaaaaatttagctttatcGGTACGAgccgagcaagaacgcgtttcatacccaaaatttaCACCAAAATCAATCGAACGGGCTCGctagagatgtcgagctctcttccCTTCTCTCTACCACTTACCTGACGATTTTCATGCATcatttccttcacttttttatattttcttcagttgaagagatcgaaggtcgtccagcacgaggcatgtcttctacgatctctcgaccgtctttgaaggctttgtaccacttgtAGACTTGGggttttgataaaactaaattaccgtaagccttttccaacatattTTTTGGAGTAGGTCTCTTTGATagctgttacttgatttataaatataaaacatttgCAAATCGTACaaatacatcttcttcttctttactggcgtagacaccgcttacgcgattatagccgagtcaacaacagcgcgccaatcgtttcttctcttcgctacgtggcgccaattggatattccaagcgaggccaggtccttctccacttggtccttccaccggagtggaggtcttcctcttcctctgcttcccgcggcgggtactgcgtcgaatactttcagagctggagtgttttcatccatccggacaacatgacctagccagcgtagccgctgtcttttaattcgctgaactatgtcgatgtcgtcgtatatctcgtacagctcatcgttccatcggatgcggtattcgccgtggccaacgcgcaaaaaggaccataaatcttccgcagaacttttctctcgaaaaactcgcaacgtcgactcatcggttgttgtcatcgtccaagcctctgcaccatatagcaggacgggaattatgagcgacttatagagtttggtttttgttcgtcgagagaggactttacttttcaattgcctactcagtccgaagtagcacctgttggcaagagtaatcctgcgttggatttctaggctgacattgttggtggtgttaatgctggttcctaaatagacgaaattatctacaacttcaaagttatgactgtcaacagtgacgtgagtgccaagtcgcgaatacgatgactgtttgtttgatgacaggagatatttcgtcttgccctcgttcactgccagacccatttgcgttgcttccttgttcagtctggagaaagcagaactaacggcgcgggtgttgagaccgatgatatcaatatcatcggcatacgccagcagctgtacactcttataaaagattgtacctgctcggttcagttctgcagctctaataattttctccagcagcagagattgaaaagtcgcacgatagggagtcgccttgtctgaaacctcgtttggtatcgaacggctcggagaggtccttcccgatcctgacggagcttttggtcccgctcaacgtcagtttacacagccgtattagttttgcggggaattcagacattgcggcataaaggcagctccttttcgtgctatcgaaagcagctttgaaatcgacgaataggtggtgagtgtcgattctcctttcacgggtcttttccaagatttggcgcatggtgaatatctggtcggttcttgattttccaggcctgaagGCAGACTgctaaggttcaatcagtttgttgacgtgggctttaatctttcacacaatacgctcgatagaaccttgtacgcgatgttgaggaggctaatcccacggtagttggcgcagattgtggggtctccttttttatggattgggcatagcacacttaaattccaatcgttgggcatgctctcatccgaccatattttgcaaagaagctgatgcatgctccttatcagttcttcgccgccgtgtttgaatagctcggcgggcaatccgtcggcccctgccgctttgttgttcttcaggcgggcaactgctattcgaacttcgtcatggtcgggcaatggaacgtctgctccatcgtcatcgattggggaatcggggttctacaggagtatgctccggtcttaaaaccttctgtaagtcgccgtattttttcgtagaattttcgagcattacccctgtcggccagcttatcaagcgattcatactcacgcatttcggcctctttcttcttctttctgcaaatgcgtctcgcttccctcttcaactctcggtatctatcccatcccgcacgtgttgtggtcgatcgtaacgttgcgaggtaggcagcctgttttctctccgctgcgacacggcactcctcatcgtaccagctgttcttttgcactttccgaaaaccaatggtttcggttgcagctgtacgtaaggagtttgaaatgccgtcccacagttcccttataccgagttgttgacgagtgctctcagagagcaggagtgcaagccgagtagaaaatcgttcggctgtctgttgtgattgcagcttctcgacgtcgaaccttccttgtgtttgttggcgtgcgttttttgctgcacagaggcgggtgcgaatcttggctgcaacaagatagtggtccgagtcgatgttaggacctcggagcgcacgcacatctaaaacactggagacgtgtcttccgtctatcacaacatgatcgatctggttggtggtttttcgatccggagacagccaggtagcttgatgtatcttcttatgctggaatctagtactacagataaccatatttcgggccccggcgaagtcgatcagcctcaaaccATTGGGGggtgtttcgtcgtggaggctgaatttaccgacagtattgccaaagataccttctttgcccaccctggcgttgaagtcgccaagcacgattttgacatcgtggcgggggcatctctcataagtgcgctccaagaaggcatctttggtcacatcgtccttctcttccgtcggggcgtgggcgcaaatcagcgatatgttgaagaacctcgctttgatgcagtttgtggctagacattcatctaccggagtgaatgatagtactagACGACGGGGTCTCTCTCTCACCACGAATCCcgcaccgaatttgcgctcctttatatggccactgtagtaaatgtcacaaggacctactcgtcttagtccttgtcccgtccatcgcattacttggacggcggtgatgtcagcctttatctttacgagggcatctaccagctgggcagcggcaccttcccaattaagggaccggacattccaggtgcatgccctcaaatcatagtccttatttcgtttgccatggtcgtcatcaaaaggggggtctctcatccgaggctgtgttttctttttcattaggggtgcttttttacgtggcgggtcccaaacccagcgcacaaccctaagtaggggatatttcgccttctcactttagctcgccttcaaacggatgttcttaggctacccagaggatacttggtcaaagaccggaagtcgtgagctgcttgagtcatatgtaaaagaatcgtttctggccactcccaagtgaatggcgatcagagaactttcctcacttgcgtgaacttcaactacaaatacatatattacaaaaataagcgttcgaaaaaatatcaaattatgttttgcgatgaagctcatttttggttaaatggaTAGGTtaataaaatgttgcatttgGTGTGATGATAATCCACAAGCCATTGATGAGGAGGATGTAATTCAAATAGTCACTTTTTGTTGTGCTCTACGCCTCTATGATTAATGTGTTTTTGTGCCTGAATTGGAGCATGTTGATGTGGACGACCCTTGGTTTCTTCAAGATGGCGCTATATGCCATACCGCCAATGAAagtatcaatttattgaaggtaACTATTGGTGAGCGTATTATCTCATATCGTAGACATGGTCTCCAAATTTTTGTAGGGTTATATGAAGTCGCTTGTTCACAGAGATAAGCGCGGCTCGACGCTTTGGAACATCATATTCCGCATGTTATTGCTGAAATCCCGCATCATTTGCTGCAAGAAGTGGTCGAAAATTATGCCTCACGATTGAAATTTATTCGAACAAGCCGCTGCGATCATCTGTCCGCAAccatttataaaacataatgGCAAACACTTATCTCTGCAATAAAGCTAAATTATTGGCCAAAATATTAACATCAGTAAGTTAATGGATTTGTTCCAATATACCCAATACATCGGTAATTTTTTTGccgatatgaatattttaagttactgtaaataacTCAAATAGCGCtggtatgtcaaaacgttcattagtatttataatatcaaaaatgtCGAACTTTATGACGAAGTTGGCCAAATTCCGTAAtttaaaaggcaacctacgtaaaTGTACATATAGGATAGTGCTCTCAATATGTGCATCACATAGGTGTGAAAACTTATACGTTTGATTacattaaaaaatctttaaaattattattgttgggGAAAAATTCTTGGAAATTAATGGAAAGATATAAATAGTTTCTGGTTAAGTAAGAATGGGGTTGATGGTATAACAAGAATATATGTGGATAATACGAAAACGTACAGGTAAATTTATGTGCAAATaaaatctctctctctctatatgtatatacatatatattgtacatatatttatatgcataatataaatatacacatatttcaTTAGTCATGAAACCACCTATTACTGAATCCATAAATTACTTTAATCCCCACAAAAAACGACACACCTATAGAATACCTTGTTTCATTggtgttaattttaaatatatttgtgagtAAAAAAGAATAGTGGGcataaagtgcaaaaaaaaaaataatttcaaaagtgatcaaatttgacgcggactgacaaaaaatactatatattcGCAAGCGTGCCAACGATTAGTCCAATTTGCCAACATAAACCACAGCTGGGATGGCCTTAAGTGCCTTCATCATATTTCGGACTTTTCGGCTCATTTTAAGAGCATCATTTTATATTGGTGGAAAGTTTTGACCTGATATTTGCAAGTCCACGTCCCGTAGGAAATACAGATGCGTTTAATGAATGAATGTCCTTAGTTATGCTGTTCAAGCTATCTTTTCCGACCTCGACGTCGACATTTTAAGTTGAAGTTGTAAGCTGAATGTTGATTCTACTTTAATAGCATCCACTGGATTTAGAAACATGAATTCGTAGACTGTGAGAAGTGGTGACCAACCGATCTAAGTCTTTAGTAGTTTTTGGCTTATTCGTGGCTTTAACCGCCCAAACTAGCGTTAACAGAGGTGATGCTGTTTGAGAGTATCTAAAAGAAAGCTATGCTATGGAATGATCTCAACAGTTGTATCatactaaatattataaaattttgtattaaatagtGATAGAAACACGTGTATATGAGGACGAAGCTGCCGGTTTATTAGCCATCACTTAACTTTTACAACCGCTCACTTTGAATGGACATTTGCTTAAGAGGCTATACCaatgtgacactttcaaaaaaataatttttttttatttgctttttgatagcttatatttccataaatatcctgtgaaatcgagAAGGTCGTAtgttgaatagtttttggatggcagcgttctaaagagcgaccgctcggagatgcaaacatacatataagtatgtatagtataagtgaaattttaaacgcgtttttctcgaaatgccatttttcaaaattgctgagaTCATAACACAACGAGAAATTgcccgatcgacttcaaattaaaactcagtatttttgaatacattcactatacaatgacctactaTCTTTttggttggttgaaaattgtcaatttggcatttaaaaaacgaatatttttgacctaaaaaaatgatttttttttctcaaaattacgcctttttgttaattttcgatatttttcaaaggtcataggtcattgtatagaaaatatctttaagtttaataaatttttcaaatttttttgttttagctactcattcggccggaatcatgccagcagttggcacactttttttttggcccctccgaagacagcccataactcagttatttttcaacatttttgtaaaaaaaaaatcttaaaatataactgaaaatgAACTTTTTTACGTTTAATCGCgtactttcttttaaaaaaaaatcacgaaaatcgcctaatttttcatgtgtcacactggtataacCCCTTACTGAATGAGTAACACTGCCAAAGGTCGCATTCTGAAGACTTTAAGTTCACATAATGTGAGCGTCACGGGAGTGAATTTCATTGACGATTTAACATAAGTTCTGGGGAATTCTGCTAACGACGCTCGATGTGTCACAGCAGCATACAAGCCCTGTATATGCGAAGCGAATTaagaaacaatttattttttattatttcagcaTTTCCCAGAATTTGACGCTTCGCAAACAAAACTAATGTTTGGTCAAATCTCTTTACTACTCTTTGGAGTATGCTTACTCTTTGGTAATGCACAAAGTGCGTTGTCAGAGATACCCAATTGCGTGTTTGAAGACACGGTCAACTTGACAGCCAGCATCAAATTCGGCAATGGCTCATACCTCCATGAGGGACTGTTGGTGCCGGCACATTTGACTGGTCGATATGACTATATCGAGTTGTACGATGGTGAACGCAAGCAAGTGGAGCCACACGTACGCGGTTGTGTGTGTCAACTGAAGAAGTGTGTGAGATTCTGCTGTCATCCCAGAGCGGATATGTACCGGTTAAGTAAAGACTCACCGTCGCTCTGTGCGGAAGAGCTGAATGAAGAGCTGAAATACTCACCATACGTAAACGTTACGCTACATAACAGTAGTCGCGTCTTGATGCATGTGCTGGATGAGTTTGTCGTGCAGCAGGGGATACCATGCACAAATGGCTATATGCTAATGCCACATATGTACGAAGAGGATCAGTGGGAGTTGCGAGAGGTAAAAAGtgtaatttcatattatttgctaaatatattagtttttatttataaacattccATAGGATGGTACTTTATATCGCCTAGCTGACGCGCAGGTTTTATCTAGACGTGAGTATTGCCTGCAATCGTACGCAGTTGGAAACACATATGTACTAAATCCAATGAACTGTCCCATGACCTACGAGCCACCTCCAACAATTATGCTGAATACGATAAGTAAGTATAGTAAGCGAGGCAGTGAGTACAAATGAGAGGAAGAGAGTAAAAATGAGAATGAAAGCAAGAGAGTATGAatgagagaaaaagaaaaagtgaatGAGAACGGGAGGGAGGAAGCAAGAGGGAAAGAGAGCGATTGAGAGTTACAGAGAAAGAGAGAGCGTGAGCGTGAGCGTGCAAGAGAGCAAGCCCATTTTcggttttttaaaaataaaaaaaaaaaatgtttgtttcttTCCAGTTATGCTGATTTCGGCGCCATTTCTCTATATAACCATCCTAGTTTATTGGCTAATTCCGGAATTGTGGAACCTGCATACCAAGTGCCTAATTTGTTATCTAATTTCATTAGCTGTTGGCACGACGTTGATTGTAATGGTCAATATGCGAGAAGCTAACTATGAAAATACTATTTGCGGTATTATTGGTGAGTTTTTTCATTCATCTGTAGTTTAGAGagatatctacatatgtatatataaaatacataaatctgATGGATCAACGAGTAATTCAATGGATGCAGAGCAAATGTGGAGTCAATCCTTAGGAAGCCAGTAAGTTGGTTTAGATATTTTATGAGTCAAGGGTCATGGGTTTCGCCAAAAGAT
This genomic stretch from Bactrocera dorsalis isolate Fly_Bdor chromosome 5, ASM2337382v1, whole genome shotgun sequence harbors:
- the LOC105224858 gene encoding G-protein coupled receptor Mth2, with amino-acid sequence MFGQISLLLFGVCLLFGNAQSALSEIPNCVFEDTVNLTASIKFGNGSYLHEGLLVPAHLTGRYDYIELYDGERKQVEPHVRGCVCQLKKCVRFCCHPRADMYRLSKDSPSLCAEELNEELKYSPYVNVTLHNSSRVLMHVLDEFVVQQGIPCTNGYMLMPHMYEEDQWELREDGTLYRLADAQVLSRREYCLQSYAVGNTYVLNPMNCPMTYEPPPTIMLNTIIMLISAPFLYITILVYWLIPELWNLHTKCLICYLISLAVGTTLIVMVNMREANYENTICGIIGFVAYYFLTAVFFWLNVVCYDVWQNFCRSKGNVQHLSQRKQFMYYSLYGWGLPALLTVLTMGLQYSNLPIYLKSGIGYSHCWLKTDDWSAMIYFYGPCLLLIIFNIAIFVLTIKKIYKMRSEMQTSVESKDSRRKLRSHKRNVWLFFRLFTVMGIGWLLEIIGYMVGNNSDYTIFFQIADVYNAAQGLIIFAILVLKKKVLLLIKKRILCTKSSDATDSAESQCSEEEIALRSMTNEVPQILK